A portion of the Natronococcus sp. AD-5 genome contains these proteins:
- a CDS encoding Gfo/Idh/MocA family protein: MTDQSTVRAGVVGAGSMGENHARVYSELQNVDFVGVTDRDDEVARRVAGEFGSEAVTLERLLERCDVVTVAVPTHAHADVVSTCLEAGAHVLVEKPIAQTLEEGRALADRARESDLVLQVGHIERFNPAVGMVHDLIDDLDVIGIEAERLGPPVKRTAPGNVVFDLMIHDVDIVGSLLDERPSSISAIGAADGRYATATMQYDDVVATLTASRVTQKKVRKLTVTARECLVEVDYLEQSVLIHRDSYPEYLTDDGQNRYRHESVVERPRIATSEPLRRELESFVEAVRTGTEPEVTAEDGIEALETVQAIDSRLGIAPREREVNVR, from the coding sequence ATGACAGATCAATCTACCGTTCGGGCCGGCGTCGTCGGCGCCGGTTCGATGGGCGAGAACCACGCGCGGGTGTACAGTGAACTACAGAACGTCGACTTCGTCGGGGTCACCGACCGCGACGACGAGGTCGCACGGCGGGTCGCCGGCGAGTTCGGTAGCGAGGCCGTCACCCTCGAGCGACTCCTCGAGCGGTGCGACGTCGTCACCGTCGCGGTACCGACGCACGCACACGCCGACGTCGTCTCGACGTGTCTCGAGGCCGGCGCCCACGTCCTGGTCGAGAAACCGATCGCACAAACCCTCGAGGAGGGACGTGCGCTCGCCGATCGGGCGCGGGAGTCGGATCTCGTCCTGCAGGTCGGCCACATCGAGCGCTTCAATCCGGCGGTCGGGATGGTGCACGACCTGATCGACGACCTCGACGTCATCGGCATCGAGGCGGAGCGGCTCGGACCGCCGGTCAAGCGAACGGCGCCCGGCAACGTCGTCTTCGACCTGATGATACACGACGTCGACATCGTCGGCTCGCTGCTCGACGAGCGCCCGTCGTCGATCTCCGCGATCGGCGCGGCGGACGGCCGGTACGCGACGGCGACGATGCAGTACGACGACGTGGTGGCGACGCTGACCGCGAGCCGGGTGACCCAGAAGAAGGTCCGCAAGCTCACCGTCACCGCCCGCGAGTGTCTCGTCGAGGTCGACTACCTCGAGCAGTCCGTGTTGATCCACCGCGACTCCTACCCCGAGTACCTCACGGACGACGGGCAGAACCGCTACCGGCACGAGAGCGTCGTCGAACGACCGCGGATCGCCACCAGCGAACCGCTGCGGCGCGAACTCGAGTCGTTCGTCGAGGCCGTCCGGACGGGAACCGAACCGGAGGTGACCGCCGAGGACGGGATCGAGGCGCTCGAGACGGTCCAGGCGATCGACTCGCGGCTGGGGATTGCGCCGCGGGAACGGGAGGTGAACGTCCGATGA
- a CDS encoding DegT/DnrJ/EryC1/StrS family aminotransferase, whose product MTDAETNSKIDAESGIETETDAAVDDSSGGRVPIADPDLGADAVRRVRSVLESGVLADGPEVRAFEAEFATFCGTERAVATSNGTTALVTALEALGLEGGDAVVTSPFSFIASANAIRLAGGTPVFADIDPETYTLDPADVERVVRERDDVVGLLPVHLYGLPADAPALCDLADEHDLFVLEDACQAHGAKCNGKRVGTFGDAACFSFYPTKNMTTGEGGVITTDRDDVAERASQYVNHGRGESGTGSYDHVELGHNHRMTSVEAALGRAQLGRLSTFNEARREHAAAYDEAFAELPLETPTEPSRYRHVYHQYTVRTEDRDALAASLEERNVGTGTYYETPIHRQPAYETVSAAAATLPEAERAADRVLSIPVHPNVSESDRRTVIEAVRDHYDQE is encoded by the coding sequence ATGACCGACGCCGAAACGAACTCCAAGATCGACGCCGAGAGCGGTATCGAAACCGAGACCGACGCCGCGGTCGACGACTCGAGCGGCGGTCGCGTACCGATCGCCGATCCCGACCTCGGTGCGGACGCCGTCCGGCGGGTCCGGTCGGTACTCGAGAGCGGCGTCCTCGCCGACGGGCCCGAAGTCAGGGCGTTCGAAGCGGAGTTCGCCACCTTCTGTGGCACCGAACGCGCCGTCGCGACCTCGAACGGGACGACCGCGCTCGTGACCGCACTCGAGGCGCTGGGTCTCGAGGGGGGTGACGCCGTGGTCACTTCCCCGTTCTCGTTTATCGCGAGCGCGAACGCGATCCGACTCGCCGGCGGGACGCCCGTCTTCGCGGACATCGATCCGGAGACGTACACGCTCGATCCCGCGGACGTCGAGCGCGTCGTCCGCGAGCGAGACGACGTCGTCGGTCTGCTGCCGGTTCACCTCTACGGACTCCCCGCCGACGCGCCGGCGCTGTGCGACCTCGCGGACGAACACGACCTCTTCGTCCTCGAGGACGCCTGCCAAGCCCACGGCGCGAAGTGCAACGGGAAGCGGGTCGGCACGTTCGGCGACGCCGCCTGCTTCTCGTTCTACCCGACGAAGAACATGACCACGGGCGAGGGCGGCGTCATCACGACCGATCGCGACGACGTCGCCGAACGGGCGTCACAGTACGTCAACCACGGCCGGGGCGAGAGCGGGACCGGAAGTTACGATCACGTCGAACTCGGGCACAACCACCGGATGACGAGCGTCGAGGCCGCCCTCGGCCGCGCCCAGCTCGGGCGGCTCTCGACGTTCAACGAGGCGCGCCGGGAGCACGCGGCCGCCTACGACGAGGCGTTCGCCGAGTTGCCGCTCGAGACGCCGACGGAACCGTCGCGGTATCGCCACGTCTACCACCAGTACACGGTCCGAACCGAGGATCGGGACGCGCTGGCGGCGTCGCTCGAGGAGCGAAACGTCGGAACGGGAACTTACTACGAGACTCCGATCCACCGCCAGCCGGCCTACGAAACCGTTAGCGCGGCCGCGGCGACGCTCCCGGAGGCGGAGCGAGCCGCCGACCGCGTGCTCTCGATCCCCGTCCACCCGAACGTCTCGGAGAGCGATCGGCGAACCGTCATCGAGGCAGTGCGAGATCACTACGACCAGGAATGA
- a CDS encoding acyltransferase — MSRVVSGDGCTIDDDATLDHGEFDEPTRVGADATIRAGSIVYGNVTIGDGFTTGHDVLIREETTIGDDVLVGTKTVIDGRTTIGSHVSLQTNVYVPTETTIGDNVFVGPGAVLTNDEYPIRTDADLEGPTIEDGASVGANATLLPGVTIGENAFVAAGAVVTENVPADSLAVGAPAGVRPLPEHLEGPNQLA; from the coding sequence GTGAGTCGAGTCGTCTCCGGCGACGGCTGTACGATCGACGACGACGCGACGCTCGATCACGGCGAGTTCGACGAACCGACCCGAGTCGGCGCCGACGCGACGATCCGAGCCGGCTCGATCGTCTACGGTAACGTGACCATCGGAGACGGGTTCACGACCGGCCACGACGTTCTGATCCGCGAGGAAACGACGATCGGCGACGACGTGCTCGTCGGTACGAAGACGGTCATCGACGGCCGGACGACGATCGGCTCGCACGTCAGCCTCCAGACGAACGTCTACGTCCCGACCGAGACGACGATCGGGGACAACGTCTTCGTCGGCCCCGGCGCCGTCCTGACGAACGACGAGTATCCGATCCGTACCGACGCCGACCTCGAGGGACCGACGATCGAAGACGGCGCGTCCGTCGGGGCGAACGCGACGCTGCTGCCGGGCGTTACGATCGGCGAAAACGCGTTCGTCGCCGCCGGCGCCGTCGTCACCGAGAACGTACCGGCCGATAGCCTCGCCGTCGGAGCGCCGGCCGGCGTACGGCCGCTGCCCGAACACCTCGAGGGACCGAACCAGCTCGCATGA
- a CDS encoding DUF7344 domain-containing protein: protein MSERELSQAELFDVFSNARRRQAVRYLKRQGGECDLAPLVEQVAAWENDIRTDEVTRTQRRRVYISLYQTHLPMLEDHGIVDWDPDAHTIELLPSNEVFEPYLDRRLDHQRPWHQFYAAATALGVIGFVVSWLSVGPVTAGTAPFVALVLCLAVLAVSIAQHVSRRPDLNPPFGTASR, encoded by the coding sequence ATGAGCGAACGAGAACTAAGCCAGGCCGAACTGTTCGACGTTTTCAGCAACGCGCGGCGGCGACAGGCGGTCAGGTACCTGAAACGCCAGGGCGGCGAGTGCGATCTCGCGCCGCTCGTCGAACAGGTCGCCGCCTGGGAGAACGACATCAGAACCGACGAGGTAACGCGTACCCAACGGCGTCGGGTCTACATCTCGCTGTACCAGACCCACCTGCCGATGCTCGAGGATCACGGCATCGTCGACTGGGATCCGGACGCGCACACGATCGAACTCCTCCCGAGCAACGAGGTGTTCGAGCCGTACCTCGACCGCCGGTTGGATCACCAGCGTCCCTGGCATCAGTTCTACGCGGCGGCCACGGCGCTCGGCGTGATCGGATTCGTCGTCTCGTGGCTCTCCGTCGGACCGGTGACGGCCGGCACCGCACCGTTCGTCGCACTGGTGCTCTGTCTCGCCGTTCTCGCGGTCTCGATCGCCCAGCACGTCTCGCGGCGGCCCGATCTGAACCCGCCGTTCGGAACCGCGAGCCGATAA
- a CDS encoding DUF1616 domain-containing protein yields MSHRTNTETRLGFLRRYPFDLAVVSLAAVLSYLVAVSFDAGTLPRLLVMFPLALFLPGYAFVSVLFPAGERPARQTAPVATDRRPRGVDGTERLGLAFALSLAIGPVLVIALPLAGWGLETATIAGGLAVVAVVLAQLGVVRRLQTPERERFSVSLRSPLERLRGTESRAAVLSSVVLTLAIGLAVGALLFAFLMPASTGGYDQLSIYSENEDGELVAGEFPDEVSPGESVPVTIAIENGDDADREYTIVIQEQVVENGEVVERTELGEIDASISAGSTGTGDQEITPAAESGETVRISVLLFEGEPPTEPTNENADEDTYFWVTVTDDSDPESAE; encoded by the coding sequence ATGAGCCACCGAACGAACACGGAGACCCGACTCGGATTCCTTCGGCGGTATCCGTTCGATCTCGCGGTCGTTTCGCTCGCCGCGGTCCTCTCGTACCTCGTCGCCGTTTCGTTCGACGCGGGAACGCTTCCCCGTCTACTCGTGATGTTCCCGCTCGCGCTGTTTCTGCCGGGCTACGCCTTCGTTTCGGTGCTGTTTCCGGCCGGCGAGCGGCCCGCCCGGCAGACGGCCCCGGTGGCAACCGACCGCCGACCGCGCGGGGTCGACGGCACGGAACGGCTCGGTCTCGCGTTCGCGCTCTCGCTCGCGATCGGTCCGGTCCTCGTGATCGCGCTCCCGCTCGCCGGTTGGGGACTCGAGACGGCCACGATTGCGGGCGGTCTCGCAGTCGTGGCCGTCGTCCTGGCGCAGCTCGGCGTCGTCCGCCGGCTGCAGACGCCGGAACGGGAGCGGTTCTCCGTCTCGCTGCGATCGCCGCTCGAGCGACTGCGCGGGACCGAGAGCCGCGCTGCGGTTCTGTCGTCGGTCGTGCTTACGCTGGCGATCGGACTGGCGGTCGGCGCCTTACTGTTCGCGTTTCTGATGCCGGCGTCGACCGGCGGGTACGACCAGCTGTCGATCTACTCCGAAAACGAGGACGGCGAACTCGTCGCCGGCGAGTTTCCGGACGAGGTCTCACCGGGCGAGTCGGTTCCCGTAACGATCGCGATCGAGAACGGCGACGACGCCGATCGCGAGTACACGATCGTCATCCAGGAACAGGTCGTCGAGAACGGGGAGGTCGTCGAGCGCACGGAGCTGGGAGAGATCGACGCGAGCATCTCGGCGGGATCGACCGGGACCGGCGACCAGGAAATCACCCCGGCGGCCGAGAGCGGGGAGACCGTCCGGATCAGCGTGCTGCTCTTCGAGGGCGAACCGCCGACCGAACCGACGAACGAGAACGCCGACGAGGACACCTACTTCTGGGTAACCGTCACCGACGACTCGGACCCGGAATCGGCCGAATAG
- a CDS encoding PadR family transcriptional regulator has translation MHDLTGFQRDLLYVIAGADQPSGQTVKDEVETYYSSEINHGRLYPNLDTLVNKELVEKGQLDRRTNYYAITDAGRQQIDERREWEEQYVEF, from the coding sequence ATGCACGATCTGACCGGCTTCCAGCGCGACCTCCTGTACGTGATCGCAGGCGCCGACCAGCCGTCCGGACAAACCGTCAAGGACGAGGTCGAGACGTACTACAGCTCCGAAATCAACCACGGCCGGCTGTATCCGAACCTCGACACGCTCGTCAATAAAGAGCTCGTCGAGAAAGGACAGCTCGACAGGCGAACGAATTACTACGCGATCACCGATGCTGGCCGTCAGCAGATCGACGAACGTCGCGAGTGGGAAGAACAGTACGTCGAATTTTAA
- a CDS encoding helix-turn-helix domain-containing protein: MSTQASNTRSESTSNPLTQLDVLGDDCARTILVATSDGPKTAKELTNRTESSSATVYRRINNLLESELLAECVRFEEDGSHTTAYEATVDELCVQIDANGIDVSLTRVDE, from the coding sequence ATGTCAACGCAAGCGAGCAACACACGATCGGAATCGACTTCCAACCCTCTGACGCAGCTCGACGTCCTCGGCGACGACTGTGCACGCACGATCCTCGTCGCGACGAGCGACGGACCGAAAACGGCGAAGGAACTGACGAATCGGACGGAAAGCTCCTCGGCGACCGTCTATCGGCGGATCAACAACCTCCTCGAGAGCGAGCTCCTCGCGGAGTGCGTACGGTTCGAAGAAGACGGGTCACACACGACCGCCTACGAAGCGACGGTAGACGAGCTTTGCGTGCAGATCGACGCGAACGGGATCGACGTCTCGCTCACGCGGGTTGACGAGTAA
- a CDS encoding DUF7563 family protein, giving the protein MESSTAGARCRNCGTHVTQQFARVFGDNGDVVHGCPACTTYREMQSGGHLPGD; this is encoded by the coding sequence ATGGAATCGTCGACGGCAGGTGCACGCTGTCGAAACTGTGGGACACACGTTACTCAGCAGTTCGCTCGTGTGTTCGGAGACAACGGTGACGTCGTCCACGGCTGTCCCGCCTGCACGACGTATCGGGAAATGCAATCCGGCGGTCATCTTCCCGGTGACTGA
- a CDS encoding DUF7344 domain-containing protein, protein MSVQTNRTDSLEESEVFHILGNDRRRAIVQLLAEEAGQVDVSDVATEIAATESDSTPVPNNLYKSVYVSLQQTHLPQLQEDAVIEYDSDAKTIRPGPNFSDVLTYVDGNTTSRSPVLQLHLGLCLFGLFLIALAGVDALPFSSVDPVLSSVLVLLAVAASSLYRLLS, encoded by the coding sequence ATGTCCGTCCAGACGAATCGAACTGATTCACTCGAGGAAAGCGAGGTGTTTCACATACTCGGCAACGACCGGCGACGAGCGATCGTCCAGTTGCTCGCCGAGGAGGCCGGTCAAGTCGACGTTTCGGACGTCGCGACCGAGATCGCGGCGACGGAGTCCGACTCGACGCCCGTCCCGAACAACCTCTATAAGAGCGTCTACGTCTCCCTGCAACAGACGCACCTGCCACAGCTACAGGAAGACGCCGTGATCGAGTACGACTCGGACGCGAAGACGATCCGACCCGGTCCGAACTTCAGCGACGTCCTCACGTACGTCGACGGAAACACGACCAGTCGCTCGCCCGTCCTGCAACTCCACCTCGGGCTCTGTTTGTTCGGACTGTTCCTGATTGCCCTCGCCGGAGTCGACGCACTGCCGTTTTCCAGCGTGGATCCGGTCCTCTCGAGCGTGCTCGTTCTGCTCGCCGTCGCCGCGAGCAGCCTCTACCGGCTGCTGAGTTGA
- a CDS encoding DUF7282 domain-containing protein, which yields MCSSVAMVVGATAATTVDEHDTNASEDDADAPDEEPDDEQDETAEDGEADEADDEQQPAHVTFEDQESDDEAVVVDGISMVDGGFVTIHDSNLLAGDALGSVVGVSAFLEEGTHEDVEITLDEPLEEDETLIAMPHRDTNDDQEYDFVETESEEDVPYLTADDEPVTDEAVVTLEEAPEEDSDNESAAEELDEDSAEEEPEEPVEDEPIDDEPVGEETEAVDKDAITIVIERATVFVAPSDDEMNGEIADDLEENGTEDDAETALGFAGAV from the coding sequence GTGTGCTCGAGCGTGGCGATGGTCGTCGGCGCGACAGCCGCGACTACCGTCGACGAACACGACACCAACGCCAGCGAGGACGATGCCGACGCTCCGGACGAAGAACCGGACGACGAGCAAGACGAAACGGCCGAAGACGGGGAAGCCGACGAGGCGGACGACGAACAGCAACCCGCACACGTAACATTCGAAGATCAGGAAAGCGACGATGAGGCCGTCGTCGTCGACGGGATCTCGATGGTCGACGGCGGCTTCGTGACGATCCACGACAGCAACCTGCTCGCCGGTGACGCCCTCGGAAGCGTCGTCGGCGTTTCGGCGTTCCTCGAGGAGGGCACTCACGAGGACGTCGAGATCACGCTCGACGAGCCGCTCGAGGAGGACGAGACCCTGATCGCGATGCCCCATCGCGACACGAACGACGACCAGGAGTACGACTTCGTCGAGACCGAGAGTGAGGAAGACGTGCCGTATCTCACGGCCGACGACGAACCCGTCACCGACGAGGCGGTCGTCACCCTCGAGGAGGCCCCCGAAGAAGATTCCGACAACGAATCGGCTGCGGAAGAGCTGGACGAAGACTCCGCTGAGGAAGAGCCGGAAGAACCCGTCGAGGACGAACCGATCGACGACGAGCCCGTCGGCGAGGAGACGGAAGCCGTCGACAAGGACGCGATCACCATCGTCATCGAACGGGCCACCGTCTTCGTCGCCCCGAGCGACGACGAGATGAACGGTGAGATAGCCGACGACCTCGAGGAGAACGGCACCGAAGACGACGCCGAAACCGCGCTCGGATTCGCCGGCGCGGTCTAA